In Bradyrhizobium sp. CCBAU 051011, the following are encoded in one genomic region:
- the dhaL gene encoding dihydroxyacetone kinase subunit DhaL: MSLQPETFKSLVKVAAEQVIASAPELTSLDQAIGDGDHGINMKRGFEAVLGKLDAISTQPLDEALKMIGKTLVMTVGGASGPLYGSFFLAAGEALSHDRHLPDDLADVFGSGVNAVSARGRSQAGEKTMLDVLVPVLETLKASAGQPDLIGRVRATAAEAVERTAPMQATKGRASFLGPRSIGHIDPGARSSCVLVQAVCASLEGQQ; encoded by the coding sequence ATGTCGCTGCAACCCGAGACGTTCAAGTCGTTGGTCAAGGTGGCCGCAGAGCAGGTCATTGCCAGCGCGCCGGAGCTTACAAGCCTGGATCAGGCGATCGGCGACGGCGACCACGGAATAAACATGAAGCGCGGCTTCGAAGCCGTGCTCGGCAAGCTCGACGCCATCTCCACGCAACCGCTCGACGAGGCGCTGAAGATGATCGGCAAGACCTTGGTGATGACGGTCGGCGGCGCGTCGGGGCCGCTTTACGGCAGCTTCTTTCTCGCCGCCGGCGAAGCGCTCTCGCACGACAGACATTTGCCGGACGATCTCGCCGACGTCTTCGGTAGCGGCGTCAACGCGGTCAGTGCGCGTGGCCGCTCGCAGGCCGGTGAAAAGACGATGCTCGACGTGCTTGTTCCCGTCCTGGAGACGCTGAAGGCGTCGGCCGGCCAGCCGGACCTGATTGGGCGGGTCCGAGCCACTGCCGCCGAAGCGGTCGAGCGGACCGCGCCGATGCAGGCCACCAAGGGGCGGGCGTCGTTCCTTGGACCGCGCAGCATCGGCCATATCGATCCCGGCGCACGCTCGAGCTGCGTTCTCGTGCAGGCGGTCTGCGCTAGCCTGGAGGGACAGCAATGA
- the dhaM gene encoding dihydroxyacetone kinase phosphoryl donor subunit DhaM has protein sequence MTDTVGIVIVSHSKDIAKGTADMVRQMVGSEVKVAFCGGNPDGGLGTSVSLIIDAINDAWSAKGVAILVDLGGAETNSEMAVEMLEPARRDLVVVCNAPIVEGAVMAATEAAGGSSLAQVKAVAEELSAD, from the coding sequence ATGACCGACACTGTGGGTATCGTGATCGTCTCGCATTCGAAGGACATCGCCAAGGGCACCGCCGACATGGTGCGGCAGATGGTCGGCAGCGAGGTAAAGGTGGCATTCTGCGGCGGCAATCCCGACGGCGGACTGGGCACCAGCGTCTCGCTGATCATCGACGCCATCAATGATGCCTGGTCCGCCAAAGGCGTCGCGATCCTCGTTGACCTCGGCGGTGCCGAAACCAACAGCGAAATGGCGGTCGAAATGCTGGAGCCCGCGCGGCGCGATCTCGTTGTCGTATGCAACGCACCGATCGTCGAGGGGGCCGTGATGGCGGCGACCGAGGCGGCAGGCGGTAGCTCATTGGCCCAGGTGAAGGCCGTGGCCGAGGAACTCTCTGCCGACTGA
- the ptsP gene encoding phosphoenolpyruvate--protein phosphotransferase: protein MQGGATGLAYRGRTASIGFAHGPFVRVDADTSGERVAGNLAEEALALRAAIDTASGQIADLAGIAGGEAAQILEFQVALLEDEDFIEAIFASIGEGDAADVAWRSALDTQIADYNSAADEYLKARSSDLADLRDRVINILRGGGGKALEIPNGAVVCADDLPPSRFLEIDWSGGGGLALLRGSPTSHVAMLARARGIPMVVQLGAIPDVGATALLDGEGATLELDPGAEQVRLFEKRRESHRKSRASARAILRRPTAAWRGERIKLFINIQRVDDLEHADAQYADGIGLMRTEFLLTERGGLPDEETQFQAYDAVLRWADRRPVTIRTFDAGGDKPVPGFTLDGEANPFLGVRGLRLCLARPEIFAIQLRALARAAVRGNLRVMFPMVTSADELEAGRKLFSDVVQRLQADGIAAMLPELGIMVEVPAAALAITSFKASFFSIGSNDLAQYVLACDRSNGALAPLMDPLHPAVLELIARTAEHGRRAGISVSLCGDMAGDPRCLPALLNCGLRELSVNASALAQIKQTIDRLSSGGGVG from the coding sequence ATGCAGGGTGGCGCGACAGGACTGGCCTACCGCGGCAGAACCGCCTCGATCGGCTTTGCCCATGGTCCGTTCGTCCGGGTCGACGCTGATACGAGCGGCGAGCGTGTCGCGGGTAATCTCGCCGAAGAAGCGCTTGCCCTTCGTGCTGCGATTGACACGGCAAGCGGGCAGATCGCGGATTTGGCCGGGATCGCCGGCGGCGAGGCCGCGCAAATTCTCGAATTCCAGGTCGCGCTCCTGGAGGACGAGGATTTCATCGAGGCTATTTTCGCGTCGATCGGAGAGGGGGATGCGGCTGACGTCGCATGGCGTTCGGCGCTCGATACGCAGATCGCGGATTACAATTCGGCGGCGGACGAATATCTGAAGGCGCGCTCCTCCGATCTTGCTGACCTGCGCGACCGCGTGATCAACATTCTGCGAGGCGGTGGAGGTAAGGCGCTGGAGATTCCAAATGGCGCCGTCGTCTGCGCCGACGATCTGCCGCCCTCGCGATTCCTCGAGATCGACTGGTCCGGCGGTGGCGGTCTCGCGCTCTTGCGTGGCAGTCCCACCAGCCACGTCGCGATGCTGGCGCGCGCGCGGGGCATCCCCATGGTCGTGCAACTCGGCGCGATTCCGGACGTCGGAGCCACCGCGTTGCTCGACGGCGAAGGCGCGACGCTCGAACTTGATCCCGGCGCCGAGCAGGTCCGCCTGTTCGAGAAGCGGCGCGAAAGCCATCGCAAGAGCAGGGCGTCCGCCCGTGCGATCCTGCGTCGGCCCACGGCAGCGTGGCGCGGCGAGCGGATCAAGTTGTTCATCAATATCCAGCGAGTCGACGATCTCGAGCACGCCGACGCGCAATATGCCGATGGCATCGGCCTGATGCGCACCGAATTTCTGCTGACGGAGCGGGGCGGCCTGCCCGACGAGGAGACGCAGTTTCAGGCTTACGATGCAGTGTTGCGTTGGGCCGACCGGCGCCCGGTCACCATTCGCACGTTTGACGCGGGCGGCGACAAGCCGGTGCCGGGCTTCACGCTGGACGGCGAAGCCAATCCGTTCCTCGGGGTTCGGGGCTTGCGGCTTTGCCTGGCCCGGCCCGAGATCTTTGCCATTCAGCTCCGCGCGCTGGCGCGCGCTGCCGTGCGTGGAAACCTCAGGGTCATGTTTCCGATGGTCACATCGGCGGACGAGCTTGAGGCGGGGCGGAAGCTGTTCTCCGACGTCGTGCAGCGCTTGCAGGCGGACGGTATTGCCGCAATGCTTCCCGAACTGGGAATCATGGTCGAAGTCCCGGCGGCGGCCCTGGCGATTACGAGCTTCAAGGCTTCCTTCTTCTCGATCGGCTCGAACGATCTCGCACAATATGTCCTTGCCTGCGATCGTTCCAATGGAGCGCTCGCCCCGTTGATGGACCCGCTGCATCCGGCAGTGCTCGAACTGATCGCGCGGACCGCCGAGCACGGGCGGCGCGCCGGGATCAGTGTCAGCCTCTGTGGCGACATGGCGGGCGATCCGCGCTGTCTCCCCGCATTGCTGAACTGCGGCTTGCGCGAGCTTTCCGTGAACGCGTCGGCGCTTGCGCAGATCAAGCAGACGATCGACCGGCTGAGCAGCGGAGGCGGTGTTGGCTGA
- a CDS encoding HPr family phosphocarrier protein: MLDKADGQIFTGNVRLVHAVGMHARPAVKLTKLAKKFQAQISVRVAGATEWINAKSIAKIMAMRAAHGSMIEIKASGSDAEAAVAALVDLIATDFPEGA, translated from the coding sequence ATGCTGGACAAAGCGGACGGACAGATTTTCACCGGCAATGTGCGGCTGGTGCACGCAGTGGGCATGCACGCGCGCCCGGCGGTCAAGCTGACCAAGCTTGCCAAGAAGTTCCAGGCCCAGATTTCCGTGCGGGTCGCAGGCGCAACCGAGTGGATCAACGCCAAGAGCATCGCCAAGATCATGGCGATGCGCGCGGCGCACGGCAGCATGATCGAGATCAAGGCGTCCGGCAGTGACGCAGAAGCCGCGGTTGCGGCGCTGGTCGATCTGATTGCAACCGATTTTCCGGAGGGGGCCTAG